One genomic window of Candidatus Hydrogenedentota bacterium includes the following:
- a CDS encoding rhomboid family intramembrane serine protease, whose product MAIVPYEVDVPMSRWPYANWVIIGVTSLAFLLAFAGDVRLLELEPLILYRGNPSGIIGHMLLHGGWLHIVGNMVFLWTFGNAVCAKVTNIAYPVIYLGLGAMSAIIHLIIDGDPAVGASGAINGIIGMYLVFYPQNEVTCLWWIIFRAGTFAVSSIWMILFWLAFDIWGAWSGAGGVAYWAHLGGFFSGFALASSMLWLGWVEMTETETSIYDLMSR is encoded by the coding sequence ATGGCCATCGTACCTTACGAAGTCGACGTCCCCATGTCGCGTTGGCCGTACGCGAACTGGGTAATCATCGGCGTGACGTCGCTGGCATTTCTGCTTGCGTTCGCCGGGGACGTGAGGCTGCTCGAACTTGAACCGCTGATTCTGTACCGGGGCAATCCATCCGGGATCATTGGCCACATGCTGTTGCACGGCGGCTGGCTTCACATTGTCGGCAACATGGTGTTTTTGTGGACGTTTGGCAATGCGGTATGCGCGAAGGTGACGAATATCGCCTATCCGGTCATTTACCTTGGGCTCGGCGCGATGTCGGCAATTATTCACCTCATCATCGACGGAGACCCGGCCGTCGGTGCGAGCGGCGCGATCAACGGAATTATCGGCATGTACCTTGTTTTCTATCCACAGAACGAGGTGACCTGTTTGTGGTGGATAATTTTTCGTGCGGGCACGTTTGCGGTGAGCAGCATTTGGATGATTCTGTTTTGGCTGGCGTTCGATATTTGGGGGGCGTGGAGCGGCGCCGGCGGCGTAGCGTATTGGGCGCACCTCGGGGGCTTCTTCAGCGGTTTTGCGCTTGCGTCGTCGATGCTGTGGCTGGGCTGGGTCGAAATGACGGAGACGGAAACGTCCATCTACGATCTTATGTCACGTTAG